DNA from Rosa rugosa chromosome 6, drRosRugo1.1, whole genome shotgun sequence:
CAGCTGCATACATAAGTTTTTCACTCTACCAAAACCGCAACTAAAAGTTTTTCTCATTGTTGTCACTGTCAAATTAATTGGGATGTTTTACCATGATGTTAGGATCTTTTCATTGGAGGCACTGCTACCACAGCAGAGGCCATGCAATGGGGAGTAGCTGAGCTCATAAACCATCCAGACATATTCAACAAGGTCAGGGAGGAGATGAAAACAGTTGTTGGTAGCAGACTAGTTGAGGAATCAGATGTTGCAAACCTCCCTTACTTGCAGGCAGTGATAAAAGAAACACTGAGACTACACCCACCAGTTCCTTTGTCAACAAGAGAAAGCCGCGAAACTTGTAAAATAAAAGAGTTTGATATACCAGAAAAGACTTCGGTAGCAATCAACCAGTATGCAATAATGAGAGATCCAGAGTTATGGGACAATCCAGATGAGTTTAGGCCAGAGAGGTTCTCGGTTTCCACTAAAGAGAAATATGAATCAGAACTTGATCAGAATGAAAGTAAAGGACATAACTTTCAATATGTCCCGTTTGGATCGGGAAGGAGAAGGTGCCCAGGTTCAAATTTGGCAACCATCTTGTTGAATACTTCAATTGCTGCCATGGTTCAATGCTTTGATTGGAAAATTGGAGATGGAAATGAGGGTAGGGTCAATATGGAGGTTGGAGCGGGCATGTCTTTGCCCATGGCTCATCCACTTGTAGTTTTGCCTGTTGATCACTTCAACCCATTTGCTTCTTCAATATAATTCCATGTACACTGCATATTGTTCATGTGCAACCATGTAACTCTGAAAACAAATTAAATAAAAGCAGATTCAGAACAAATCCCTTTTGATCATGCATACTCACACCGCACTGTTTATATAATTTCAACTTACCGTTTTATGTTGTGAAAGATATCCAGAAGTATAATGTATAATGAAGCGAATTTTAATTATAGATTCCTATTGCAAGGATATGATGACCGTGCAATAGGTTAATTTCTCCCTGCCCCTTCTTCCGGGTTACAAGTTTGCATGCATATACCTCCTCGAGAATAATAAAACTATATTGAACACATTCACCGACTGCATCATGGACCACATCTCTAATAGAGGAAAAACCCTCTTTAAGATTTTGAATTTgtgatgggaaaaaaaaaaatatattagcATATAACCATTCCTGTAATGCAATTGATCAAATCCTGATTATAAATGGGAGTTATCATTAAATTGACTCAGGTTGTACCACTGAATTTTCACATTGCACTACAACAATCACAGCTAACACAAAATAATATGAAGCCCTGAAGGTCCAGCTAACACATTTATCATTCATTACAATTGTCATTTGAATCGTACAGCTTCAAGGTTGCACAGCCTCCAGCAGTTTCTCATATACTTGTCTAGCAGACAAATCTTCAACCTGAAACAATCCCCAAATGTTAGGAGAGAGAGTTTCAACTTATTATTCAAAGGAGTTTACTTTAGTGTTTGACTTACCACAAGAAGTTTCGATTTGTTATTCCATCCTCTCTGAAGAGTCATCTGGCTTAGTCTGAGACCCAACACCTGTGTAAAAGAGGAATGTGTTGAGGTTTATACTGACACTTCAAACAAAAAAGATAGGTCTTACATGTGACAGCCCAAGATGAAATAGAATTATACTTTTCCCATAAATTCCAAGAGTTCATTATTTGCTTCTCCTCGAGCTGCAGGTGCAGCTACAGTAACTCTAACATCATCGGCATTTACTCCTGACATATGAGAACAAAGTGTGAAACTTATAATCAAGGAAACCATATGTTTGAAAGAAATCTAAGATCACCCCCATTCTGGGAAATGATGGCAAGTATTACAATGCTAAAACCGCCAAAGTAGACGGCCAATATCATGTTTATAGAAAATACATCAGACTTTAAGAGCCAGAAAGGACTAGTACTAGGTACTTGCCATGAATGAAAACCAGGATAAAAGAGGTCGATGTGGGAATGGCTTATAATCAACATTTAAACTAAGAAGCAACGCATGTTAAGTACGATAACAGAAAAGCATTGAATAGTTTCCCTTACTTGTGATTGCTGAGCGTTGTGCACGATCTTCCACTTCAATAGCCACTTGAACAAGTCCTCCATCTATTTGTGATATGCAGGGTGGCACAGGAGCATCCTAAATCACATTTCAGAATAAACAATTATGAAATTTGGATGCAATGAAGACGTGaatgtaaagaaaagaaaattgatcACATTGCAGAAGGCAGTTAAAATCACTACGCTCATACGGAGACAGATTGCTAAGTACTTGACCGAAAAGCTATACCCAAAAGGAGCATGACAAGGAGGGTATAATAAAGCTTTTCCATATTTTTCCATATATTTTTCAGAAAGGCTCCTATAGGAGGAACCCTTTTAAGAATGAAGCTTGATAATGTTTGTTATACCTGTGGATTGGTTTCAGCAGCAACTGTGCTAAGAGCACCGTCAACAACATAAATCAAAGAAGCACCTTCCAAATCTTCTTCTGAGCGATAGAAGACAAAGAGTTCGCAACCAACACAGTTCATACGAAACTGCTTCTCTAATTTCCCTTCACTCCTGGACAAAATGTAACCATTGATTTCAAGATATGCGATTATCACCATAGTAATTGAACGAAAAAGCACAAGTTGTAGTTCAAtcgaaaaaaaaacataatgttTTCACAGGACAATCTCAAGATTTAGTTGTTTAACTGAGAGCAGGTAAAATCTAGGAAGCATTTTTTCTCATTGATTCTACAAACAAATTGCATATTATGAGATAAGACAATGAAGATTAAAAAGTACCTTTTGAGTATAACTTTTCCACCCTCACTAATGTTGAGCCTTGCAAGGTGTTTGGTCTTGTCCAACACATAAGCTTTGTCCGTCTTCCTTTTGGGCATTTTCTGCAACTGGGTATCTTATACCACACAAACTTCAGTCTCCCTCAATCTCAATTTCTTGTCTCCAAGTAAAGTAAAATTAAAaatcagagagaaagagaacaaACCAGTTATGAGGAGGTGAGATCCACAGTGCTTGCAGTAATAGACGAAGAGATCAGAGTCAGGTCCATCTGGAGCTGCGTCCTCGCTCGAGTACGTGTGCGTTGTTCTCTTCGgcattcctcctcctccttcgacTCACCCTGCTCTGCTCTCGTTCTCGACCAACCCAAAGGATTTGATGGACGACTCGTCGTATGCTGCAAATAACCAGAACAACACGGGTCAAGTCAAGTCATGTTGGGCCAACTGTCAACCCGGCCCATTTTAGATTTCACTCGAATATCGAATATACCCCCGCGACCCCAGCGAGTATAAGAACCTCAGAAACCCTAGGCCCCAAAACCTTTTCTCTACCTCTCTCTCGTCTCCACTGAGCAGCTCTCTCGTCGTTTCAAAGGTAAAAGCTCGCTCTGTAAACTCAATTCTCACTGTGTTCAGTTTAATTCTTATCGACGGTTGATTGCTTGAGACTTGTTCACCACTGTGTTCTATCTGCTCCTCGAATCGCAGTGAGCTCTGGTTTTGAAAAATTAATCAGCATAGATCTGCAGTAGTCTAATTATCTCTTGATTTACTGAATTAATCGGGATTCTTACTATTCATATATGGATGAAAGCTATGGTTCTAATATCCATACTAGTCCCTGATCTGTTTTTTTCAGCTGCTGGTTCTGAATGTTTACAAATTTTGCTGGTTCTGAATGTTTACTATGCATAGTGATTAGTTAATATTGCAAATTTTCTATTGTGTTACTAATTGGTGGATGAAAATTGAACTAAACGTAACTTTCTTGCAGgtaaatttgaaagaaaaaaaatatatagctAGAAATGGCAGTTGCATTCCATGACATCAACTCGGCTGCTGGCCTCAAGAAATTGGACCAGTACTTGCTCACTCGCAGTTACATCACTGGCTATCAGGCTTCAAAGGATGATGTCACTGTGCATGCTGCTCTGTCCAAGCCTCCATCGGCTGAATACGTGAATGCGTCTCGGTGGTACAACCACATTGCTGCACTTCTTAGGATTTCGTAAGTTTTGGggctgtgattttttttttattacctCTCTTTTTATCAATATCCTATAAGCTTCTGAGTTTGCGTTTGAATGATATCTGGTGTTGTAGAGGTGTTTCTGGAGAAGGTTGTGGTGTCAAAATTGAGGGATCTGCTCCCATCACAGCAGAAGCAGTTGCCACACCTCCAGCTTGTGATTCAAAGGCGAGTATTCAATTTCTCATCtactgactttttttttttttgaaatttattTGTGTTATCTATTTTACTTGCTATCTACGTTGTTTGAAATCTATGGTTTGATTGgactcttttctttcatctcgTTAAAGAATCTGGATAAAATTGTTATACTCATGTGTTGGAATATGGTACAATACTCAGGCCTCTGCtgctgaagatgatgatgatagtGATGTGGATCTCTTTGGTGAAGAGACTGAAGAGGAGAAGAAGGCTGCTGAAGAACGTGCAGCTGCTGTCAAGGCATCTACCAAAAAGAAAGAGTGTGAGTTTACTATCTTGTTTTGTGCTCTTGCAGTTTGGTTGTGTTACTAGAATCCTTCTTCCttattattaattttaattatttaacaAACTTTATTCTTCTTTGGTTCTGTTACCAGCTGGCAAGTCATCAGTTCTATTGGATGTTAAGCCATGGGATGATGAAACAGACATGAAAAAGCTTGAGGAGGCAGTAAGGAGCATTGAGGTTGAGGGCTTATTTTGGGGAGCATGTAAGTTTCCTACCCCCACCCCATATATGGATAATTTAGCTAGAGAAGCTACTTAGCCCATCTTAGTTTATGCTAATTTCAACCCTATCTGTTCTTGACTTGGTTATTCTTCTGTTGATTATGCAGCTAAACTAGTACCTGTTGGGTATGGCATAAAGAAGTTGACAATTATGCTTACAATTGTTGATGACCTTGTTTCTGTGGACTCTCTGATTGAAGAACGTCTTACCGTGGAACCTATTAATGAATATGTCCAGAGCTGTGACATTGTTGCCTTCAATAAAATATGTAAGTATTGAAGTTTAATTTTGATCTTGTATCAATTGAATTGATGCTGCAATCAGCATTGCCCGGTGAATGGTGATGTAATTTAGTCATTGTGTTTGCACATAATTGGGAGATAACTAGTTTGAGTTGTGCTAATTCTTGTTTCTTATTTCAGGATTGATGCACTGCTGAGTTGGAGTGGTTTGAAGATCTTTCTGCTATGATAATGTGTACTCATATTTTGTTTCTTGGGATATGATTCAAGACTTGTATTTGGATTGTTCAGACCCAGGTTTTGTATGGTTTCATTATATTTCATCTATGTTCTCTTTGTTTTGTTACTTAGTTTGGTGCCTGGAGTTTGTTttatgatgtttttttttttcagtacaTTTTAATAGTTTCCGGGCTGGTCAACGTAATTAATAGTAATTGAAAATATTGGTAAGCTTCAAGGCCAATGCAATTTAGGCTTGTTGATCGGTGTAGGTTCCGGGTTGAAAAGAGAACAAATGTCAGGCTCAATTGCTACCCTTCATTGAAATCGAACATCAAATAATCAAAACACTCTTGATCATCTCGTTATAGTAGCCTTCTACAGTGGACGGACGCTAGGAGTTGGCTGTTGTGGACTCGTGGGTCAGGAAACCCCAAATGTTTATAGAAAATACCGAATACCACACAAAAAGCAACTAAAACAAACTTTGAAAACGAGGACAGTTATTAAAACGttattagagcaagtgcacccgttgGGTCACTGAGTCACCTTTTATTTACtattttagtgtatatttttattctctgggtcacgaaataaaCTGTgtccgtgacccagggcacgaaatacactgtgctagTGATCCAGAtagtgaaattaacactaaaaagtagtaaATAGTGGGTGATCTGGTGACCCAACGAGTGAATTTGCTCTTAAAACGTCATTTTGTGTATTCCTTTTACAATGCTTTTCCTCTTTTTTAAGTATTGTAGAAAGGTTAACTTTATTGATAATGTGGTAACATTACAAAGTGACCTGACACGTAGTGGTTTGTAATAATCTTGCACATAGTGCTAAACTTGCATACTCCTAGCCACCCAAAGTGGagagcaaaaacataaaaatcaaacgcCTATACGCCCATCTAATTGTGTGATTACTACAATTATGTTTTGAATGAGTTTTCCCATCCAGACTAACTAGTAGAGCCTTCCATAGGACCACACTTAACACCCTAATTGTTGATTTTTTGCTAGTAGGGGTCGAATGTTTTCCAGCAGGAGATGCAGtaattaaataaaagaaaaaaattataggCCCAACAACAAAAGCACCGGACCAAAAGCAACCCTCAACCAATTCCATATGGGCCAATTCCTTGGGGGCAGGAGGGGCCCAAGAATATAGATATCAGGAACCAAACCTAGGCCCAAGATTCACAAGCCCACCATTCaaccaaatggtaggcccaagaTTAGGCCCAGACTGAAATCCAGACCCAGACCCAACCTGCACCTCAGGTTCAATTACAAAAACGTCAAATGGACTTGGGCCTGAATGACATGGGCTCCGTTGCAAAATCTCAACTGTGTGTGTGTTTCTGGCTGTTTTATTTCGGGAAACGGCCGGAGCTGGCCGAACGACGCAACAAAACCCCAAAGTAGCACTGAACCCATAGAGCGACACAGACTCTAGGTTACAAGTTCTGAGTTACTAAAGGTTAAAGTCTGCGGCTTTTGTATTGGAAAATGGTCTCTCTGTGTGTGGTTTTGAGCTTCAAGTTTTTGCTCTTTGGCTATTACTTGTGTTATTGGATGAGGGCAATTGTAAATTTTGTCAACTGCAAATTAACTGCAGGGAATTTGTTAATCAGGAAAGAGCTCCAGGCTTTGGTTGGAAGCATTGATTGAGAGTTTGGGGAGTGTTTTGGCAGCCATGGCTGCGACCAAGACCAGGACGAGTAGCTTCTCTCGCAGTTTTTTCGGGTGCAAGCTCACCTCAAATCCCAGGACTCAAGCATGGACCCAATGGGACAATGTTTGTGTTATCTGGGATTCCAGACCTTGACAGTAATCTTCTAACTAATAAAGTATTGGAAATATTGTTATTTTATGTGTATTTTTTGTGCAATGTATAAcagtttgatttgattatgtttaatcTGCAGAAATATTAGGTGGCAATGTTATTAATCCTTGCTTAAGAAGAACTTTAGGTGGCAATGTTTTAATGGTTagggttatttttgtttatcctttaattttatttttgtgtatGCTATCATGTTTTTAACCTTCTTCTGACTATTCTGCAAAAGTGACAGCAACATTTATTGTGTTGGTCGTATTGCCATTCAATCATTCTGTGCTCCACAATGTGGATATTTCAGCCTGGTGAGTAGCAATTGTTAGTTGGTCTTCAACTGTTATTCTGAGTCTTTGCTTTGCAGCTGCCTCTTATTCTTTTCTCTGCTGTTTTGGTGATTCATATGGGTTGTGTACTTGTGTATGTCTTTTCCTTACTCAAATCAATATATTGTATTACTGAATCAAGCATAATATAGTTGATACTGTTGCATTACAGGAATGGGACATGCTTTCCTTCCTTAGATCTCTAAAAAGCATGCTACGATCTTCAAATGCAGTTGCTATTGTGACATTTCCGTCTAGTCTTCTTTCATCATCCTCCTCTATAAGATggctgatgtgctcatattatcctatatttctatgcctcttaatcttggtttttatgtttagttctccttatttatgatttatttacatgttttagtgtttttgtaggtttgtttcgtagaaagaagaaaagaagctaaaataagctaactaggattgaaaagacaatgtgcaatctgagactgggaatctacctgtgcagaacatccaacttcgccaAATTACTGGGAAATGCTCAGAttgaatcagacaatgagccttgtatcattggaaagctacggatgtctactttttgtagaattttacggatcttgaTTTCAATGCTTCTAAAGAAAGTTACGATTATTTGAgagaagataggtcggacaggaaatctgctctggaatttacaaccattcgtggagaactcaagttccgtggcacaagatcatcaatcctaatgtttcaaggaagtt
Protein-coding regions in this window:
- the LOC133715832 gene encoding UPF0235 protein At5g63440 isoform X1, which gives rise to MPKRTTHTYSSEDAAPDGPDSDLFVYYCKHCGSHLLITDTQLQKMPKRKTDKAYVLDKTKHLARLNISEGGKVILKRSEGKLEKQFRMNCVGCELFVFYRSEEDLEGASLIYVVDGALSTVAAETNPQDAPVPPCISQIDGGLVQVAIEVEDRAQRSAITRVNADDVRVTVAAPAARGEANNELLEFMGKVLGLRLSQMTLQRGWNNKSKLLVVEDLSARQVYEKLLEAVQP
- the LOC133715832 gene encoding UPF0235 protein At5g63440 isoform X2, whose amino-acid sequence is MPKRKTDKAYVLDKTKHLARLNISEGGKVILKRSEGKLEKQFRMNCVGCELFVFYRSEEDLEGASLIYVVDGALSTVAAETNPQDAPVPPCISQIDGGLVQVAIEVEDRAQRSAITRVNADDVRVTVAAPAARGEANNELLEFMGKVLGLRLSQMTLQRGWNNKSKLLVVEDLSARQVYEKLLEAVQP
- the LOC133715183 gene encoding elongation factor 1-delta 1-like isoform X1 → MAVAFHDINSAAGLKKLDQYLLTRSYITGYQASKDDVTVHAALSKPPSAEYVNASRWYNHIAALLRISGVSGEGCGVKIEGSAPITAEAVATPPACDSKASAAEDDDDSDVDLFGEETEEEKKAAEERAAAVKASTKKKESGKSSVLLDVKPWDDETDMKKLEEAVRSIEVEGLFWGASKLVPVGYGIKKLTIMLTIVDDLVSVDSLIEERLTVEPINEYVQSCDIVAFNKICKY
- the LOC133715183 gene encoding elongation factor 1-delta 1-like isoform X2, giving the protein MAVAFHDINSAAGLKKLDQYLLTRSYITGYQASKDDVTVHAALSKPPSAEYVNASRWYNHIAALLRISGVSGEGCGVKIEGSAPITAEAVATPPACDSKASAAEDDDDSDVDLFGEETEEEKKAAEERAAAVKASTKKKESGKSSVLLDVKPWDDETDMKKLEEAVRSIEVEGLFWGASKLVPVGYGIKKLTIMLTIVDDLVSVDSLIEERLTVEPINEYVQSCDIVAFNKI